One region of Ictalurus furcatus strain D&B chromosome 17, Billie_1.0, whole genome shotgun sequence genomic DNA includes:
- the LOC128621415 gene encoding olfactory receptor 2AT4-like produces MSGGNMTFVKDFFIVGFPGLHPNYYALVSAFMFLIYMCILIGNGIFLLLFATNRSLHKPMYFIYVSLVLSDVLFSTCTLPKIIARYWFQDGTISFAACFFQMYLVHYFGVVNSYTLAVMAIDRYIAVCYPFRYHSIMSNRNILIISIVVWVFAHSSIIMMVVRASPLPYCGANTIVQCYCDHVSVTRLACTDRTPYSFPAFVYAMVVLLGSLAIIVFSYSCIILAVLQISSAHGRLKVFSTCSSQLIIIALFFLPRCFNYLAANIGITFNADLQIAIIMLYSLLPPMINPLLYSLKTEEVKKILIRKVKKIPS; encoded by the coding sequence ATGTCAGGAGGAAACATGACCTTTGTGAAGGACTTTTTCATTGTTGGTTTTCCTGGACTTCATCCTAACTACTATGCCCTTGTATCTGCATTTATGTTCTTAATTTATATGTGCATCTTGATAGGGAATGGaatttttcttctgttgtttgCAACAAACAGAAGTCTTCATAAaccaatgtattttatttatgtaagtcTCGTGTTGTCTGATGTATTGTTCAGTACATGCACCTTACCAAAGATCATTGCTCGATATTGGTTCCAAGATGGGACCATTTCTTTTGCAGCTTGTTTTTTTCAGATGTACTTAGTGCATTATTTTGGTGTGGTCAATTCATACACACTAGCTGTAATGGCCATAGATCGATATATAGCAGTCTGCTACCCATTTCGTTACCATTCTATTATGtcaaatagaaatattttaattatctcCATTGTAGTCTGGGTTTTTGCTCATTCTAGCATTATAATGATGGTTGTTCGGGCTTCCCCCCTCCCTTACTGTGGAGCCAACACCATTGTTCAATGCTATTGTGATCATGTATCTGTTACCCGACTTGCATGCACTGACAGGACTCCATATAGTTTTCCTGCTTTTGTTTATGCCATGGTAGTACTGTTGGGATCTCTTGCCATTATTGTGTTCTCTTACTCCTGTATTATTTTAGCTGTCCTTCAAATATCAAGTGCACATGGGCGGCTAAAGGTTTTTTCCACATGTAGTTCTCAACTTATTATAATTGCACTCTTCTTCTTACCCAGGTGTTTTAATTACTTGGCTGCGAATATAGGTATCACCTTTAATGCTGATTTGCAAATAGCCATCATTATGCTGTATAGCCTGCTACCTCCAATGATCAACCCTTTACTCTACAgtttaaaaacagaagaagttAAGAAAATCTTgataagaaaagtaaaaaaaataccaagTTAG
- the LOC128621569 gene encoding olfactory receptor 2AT4-like: protein MVQGHRSRRQLRETKKQCKQWLYIWVLVKQKHDTGAGGHVTVIWCSDCWEMKSRVTSLIYDTDVLLSTCTLPKIIARYWFQDGTIPFAACFFQMYLVHYFGVVSSYTLAVMAIAQYIAVCYPFHYHTIMSNRNILILSLAVWFFSHPSSLMMVVPASPLPYCGANTTVHCYCDHISIPRLACTDRTPYSFPAFVYAMVVLLGSLIIVFSCIILAVLQISSTQGHLKTFSTCSSQLIIIALFFLPRCFNYLAANIGITFNADSQLYIYIY from the coding sequence ATGGTACAGGGACACAGGTCAAGAAGACAATTACGTGAGAcaaagaagcagtgcaaacagtggctatatatatgggtgctcgttaaacaaaaacatgatacaggtgcaggtggtcatgtgacagtaatATGGTGCAGTgactgctgggaaatgaagtccagagttacctccttgatatatgacactgATGTGTTGCTCAGTACCTGCACCTTACCAAAGATCATTGCTAGATATTGGTTTCAAGATGGGACCATTCCTTTTGCAGCTTGTTTTTTTCAGATGTACTTAGTGCATTATTTTGGTGTGGTCAGTTCATACACACTAGCTGTAATGGCCATAGCTCAATATATAGCAGTTTGCTACCCATTTCATTACCATACTATTATGTCAAATAGAAATATACTAATTTTGAGCCTAGCAGTCTGGTTTTTCTCACATCCTTCCAGTTTAATGATGGTTGTTCCAGCTTCCCCACTTCCTTATTGTGGCGCTAACACCACTGTACACTGCTATTGTGATCACATATCTATTCCCCGACTTGCATGCACTGACAGGACTCCATATAGTTTTCCAGCTTTTGTTTATGCCATGGTAGTATTGTTGGGATCTCTTATTATTGTGTTCTCCTGCATTATTCTAGCTGTCCTTCAAATATCAAGTACACAGGGGCATCTAAAGACTTTTTCCACATGTAGTTCACAACTCATTATAATTGCGCTCTTCTTCTTACCAAGGTGTTTTAATTACTTGGCCGCCAACATAGGTATCACATTTAATGCTGACTcgcaattatatatatatatatat
- the LOC128621541 gene encoding olfactory receptor 2AT4-like, with product MSGGNMTFVKDFFIVGFPGLRPNYYALVSAVMFLVYVCIVIGNGIFLLLFATNKSLHKPMYYIYVSLVLSDVLFSTCTLPKIIARYWFQDGTISFAACFFQMYLVHYFGVVNSYTLAVMAIDRYIAVCFPFHYHSLMSNRNIVILSLAVWVFSHPCSIMMVVRASPLPYCGANTILHCYCDHISITRLACTDRTPYSLPAFVYAMVVLLGSLAIIVVSYSFIILAVLQISSIQGRLKTFSTCSSQLIIIALFFLPRCFNYLAANVGITFNADLQIAIIMLYSLLPPMINPLLYSLKTEEVKKIIIRTFRKRPS from the coding sequence ATGTCAGGAGGAAACATGACATTTGTGAAGGACTTTTTTATAGTTGGTTTTCCTGGACTTCGTCCAAATTACTATGCCCTTGTATCTGCAGTTATGTTCTTAGTTTATGTGTGCATCGTGATAGGGAATGGaatttttcttctgttgtttgCAACAaacaaaagtctccataaaccCATGTATTACATTTACGTAAGTCTTGTGTTGTCTGATGTATTGTTCAGTACATGCACCTTACCAAAGATCATTGCTCGATATTGGTTCCAAGATGGGACCATTTCTTTTGCAGCTTGTTTTTTTCAGATGTACTTAGTGCATTATTTTGGTGTGGTCAATTCATACACACTAGCTGTAATGGCCATAGATCGATATATAGCAGTCTGCTTCCCATTTCATTACCACAGTCTTATGTCAAACAGGAATATAGTAATTCTGAGCCTAGCAGTTTGGGTTTTTTCTCATCCTTGCAGTATAATGATGGTTGTTCGGGCTTCCCCCCTACCTTACTGTGGAGCCAACACCATTTTACACTGCTATTGTGATCACATATCTATTACCCGACTTGCATGCACTGACAGGACTCCATATAGTTTACCAGCTTTTGTTTATGCCATGGTAGTATTGCTGGGATCTCTTGCCATTATTGTGGTCTCATATTCTTTCATTATTCTAGCTGTCCTACAAATATCAAGTATACAGGGGCGGCTAAAGACTTTTTCCACATGTAGTTCTCAACTCATTATAATTGCGCTCTTCTTCTTACCAAGGTGTTTTAATTACTTGGCCGCCAATGTAGGGATCACATTTAATGCTGATTTGCAAATAGCCATCATTATGCTGTATAGCCTGCTACCTCCAATGATAAATCCTTTACTGTATAGTCTAAAAACTGAAGAAGTTAAGAAGATTATTATAAGAACATTTAGAAAAAGGCCAAGTTAG